CAAATGGAGAAGCTTCAGGCATTGACGGAGTTACTTCCGCAACTTCAAAGCCAAATGAAATTATTTTCAACGGCTCAATCACAGCTACTCCTCAAAAACATGCAACTGTCTCAATGACAATGGGCGGACAAATTAAAAGCACCTCGCTTCTGCCCGGGCAGTTCATTGCCAGAGGAGCCGTAGTAGCAACTGTCGCGAACCCCGAATTTATTTCATTGCAACAGAGCTACTTAGACAGCCACGCTCAAGCTGAATTTCTTAAAACTGAATTTGAGCGCCAGACAACTCTTGCCCAGAACGAGGCAGCTTCCAAGAAAAAATTGCAGCAGAGCAAGGCCGAATATTTATCTATGGAGAGTAAAGTTCAATCAGACGCCGCACAACTTAGACTGCTTGGATTCTCACCTGCCGCATTGCTGCAAAAAGGTATTCAGCAGCTGCTAATTGTAAGAGCCCCTATAAGCGGCTATGTAGGAAACGTTTACATGAACGTTGGAAAGTATATGCAGGCAGGAGAATCTCTTTGTGAAATCATGGACAAGACAGCTCCAATGCTTTGCCTTACTTCTTATGAAAAAGATGTTACAGCCCTTAAGGTTGGGGAAGATATAGCATTCAGAGTCAATGGCTTTGGAAAGAAAGTTTTCTATGCAACAATAGTCTCCGTAGGGCAGAATATAGACCAGGTCAACCACTCTACGCAGGTTTATGCCAAAATAATCGGCAATAATCCCCAGTTCCGTCCCGGTATGTATGTTTCCGCAAGACTGGAGAAATAAGCGTTTAAAAATAACTACATTTGTGCGCAGTAAATGTTTTAAAAGCGCATTTTAAATATAATGGCAGAGAAAAAAATTGAGCTTAAAGAGATTGACCCAATTGATATTTTTGGAGTCAATGATAGGATTATCAACCGTCTGGGCAAATATTTTCCGCAATTAAAAATTACGCCGCGCGGCAATTGTATAATGCTAAAGGGTAGCTACAAGGACATTACAAATTTTGAACATTCGGTTAATGTCTTGATAGACACCAGAAAGCATAAGCGCAATTTAAATCTTGATGATGTGGACCAAGTGTTTGAAAGTCCGCAGTCTCCTCTTGGAAATGGTGATGATATTCCCATGGGAATGCCCAGCGAATATGCAGAAGAGGATAATGTTGACCCTCGCAGCAGACGCGGAGACCTTGGAGATGAGGGAGATATCATTGTCTTTGGAAATGAGGGAAAGATTGTGAGGGCGCGCACAAAGAATCAGAAAAAACTGGTTAGCGACTATTATACTCACGATTTGATTTTCGCCATAGGGCCGGCTGGAACAGGAAAGACATATACCGCTATAGCTCTGGCAGTTAGAGCGCTAAAAAACAGAGAGGTAAAGAAGCTGATTCTTACAAGACCCGCAGTTGAGGCGGGAGAGAGACTTGGCTTTTTGCCCGGAGATTTAAAAGATAAGCTTGATCCGTATCTGCAACCTTTATATGATGCGCTGCTGGATATGATACCTCCTCAAAAACTTAAAATTTTGATGGAAGAGGGAACAATTCAAATTGCTCCGCTGGCTTATATGAGAGGCAGGACTTTGGAGGGTGCGTTTGTTATTTTGGATGAGGCGCAAAATACCTCTTTGGGACAGCTTAAAATGTTTCTTACCAGAATGGGAAATAATGCAAAGTTTATTGTCACCGGAGACATGACGCAAATTGACCTTCCAAACAAAGAGGACTCCGGACTCTCAAAAGGAATAAAACTTCTTCAAAAGATAAAAGGCATTGCAATAATAGATTTTACAAAAGATGACATAGTTCGCCATCCTCTTGTTACAAAGATAGTTGGGGCCTTTGAGAAAGATGAGACTGAGAAGAAGAAAGGGAATTGATTTTTTTGGACACTTATTAAAGTATATGAAACTTAATAAAGCTCTTGCATGCACCGCTCTTACTACTTACATGTTTTTATTTACGCTATCCGCGTGCGGCGGAGGAAGCAAAACGGTTAACCCTACTCCTTCCCAGCCTGACACAACTACCACAACAAAAACACATTCATTAAAGATTGTGGGTTATCTTCCTATGGATTCCACATCTGCTAACAGCGTACAGCTATCGCAGATGAGATGGAAGTGTTTAACACATATCATTCTCAGTTCCGGCAGAGTCTCAAGCACCGGACATCTTAATACAAGGAGACTAGACAGAAATATTGATAATACTATCTCCGCAGCTCACAACAACAATGTAAAAGTTTTGATGCAGCTGTACTCGTTATCACTTAAAGGTCTGTACTTTACAGAGGTACTGGATGATGCCGCAAAAAGGGCCGTTCTGGTACAGGATATAATTGCATACAGCAAATCTAAAGGTCTCGACGGTGTAGATATCAACTATGAAGAGCGCAGCGGCTGGGGAACAACAGAGGCTGAAAATTTATACAACCTTGCAAAGGAAATCAGAGCCGCGGCTCCATCCGGTTTTTTAATCACTGCGGCCGTAACAGAATATGATCCTTATGTTTCGGGATTTTTTGACGTACTGGATTTTGCAAGTCTAATGAGCTATGACCATAATGTTTGGTCAACTGCAAATTCACAGCACGCATCATATACTTCTTTCCAAAGCAACTTTGAAACTTTGATGAAAAAGTTTCCAAACATAGATAAAAAGAAACTGCTTGGAGGTGTTCCTTTCTACGGCTATACATGGGACACCGTAAGTTATCCTGCAGCTATCGGCCACACTCCATACGGAGTCACATTTGCCTCCATATTAAGTCATTATGGGATAGAGTATGCAGACACTGACGAGGTTGCCGGAAAGGCATCCGGCACAAAAACCCTATACAACGGACGCTTTACAATTGCAAATAAATGCGCATACATAAACTCCAACGGTTACGGCGGAATAATGATATGGCAGCTGCTGCAAGATGCAAGCAGCGGCAGTTACAGCCTGCTTAAAATAATTGATAAAAATTTGAACTAGCATAATTTTAACAACATAAAAAAGAGCGGCGCTAAAAACGGCACCGCTCTTTTTATTTGCTATTTATACTGTCTACAATATTACACCTGCAAGTTTGCAGCCTGTATATTTGCCGCCTGAAATTTCATGAGCACCATTTACAAATACATGCTCAATACCGCGAGGGAATTGGTGTGGTTTTGCATAAGTTGCTATGTCAGCGATAGTTGTAGGATTAAACACAACAACATCCGCAGCATATCCTTTCCTCAGCAAACCTCTCTCTTTCAGCCTCAGCTGATGAGCAGGAAGTCCGGTGCATTTGTAAATTGCAGTTTGCAAATCACAGAATTTTTCATCTCTTACATATTTGCCAAGATAGTTAGGGAATGTCCCATAAGAACGCGGATGAGGCATCTCCGTACCAAGCCGTCCGTTAGGAGAATATACGCTTCCGTCTGATGCAACCATTGCAAGAGGGTGATTTAATATTGCGCGCAAGTTGCTCTCTTTCATTGCAAAGCCTGCAATCTGAACACCAAGATTTTCTGAAATCAAAAGGTACTGAATCATTGGCCATACTTCCATTCCTGAAATAGCGCAGCACTCATCTATGAATTTACCTGAATATTTTTCATTGCCAGGAGCAAAACAAGCGGCAACCAAAACGCAATGAGGACCGCCTAGCCTCTTAATTCTGCTAAGAGCATATTCGCCTATAGCCTTGGACTTTACAGGGTCTTTCAATCTTGCTATAACATCCTCGTTGCTTCCCTGCCTGTCATTAAGAGGAACAAAAGTTTCCATATCTGTAGAGAAAGCTGTGTAAGGATAGCGGTCAAA
The window above is part of the Bacteroidales bacterium genome. Proteins encoded here:
- a CDS encoding efflux RND transporter periplasmic adaptor subunit, whose protein sequence is MKKILFTLCLFALVACGGKKQQDNAAQENTQAADTSAAISEDTSATASDATASNGEASGIDGVTSATSKPNEIIFNGSITATPQKHATVSMTMGGQIKSTSLLPGQFIARGAVVATVANPEFISLQQSYLDSHAQAEFLKTEFERQTTLAQNEAASKKKLQQSKAEYLSMESKVQSDAAQLRLLGFSPAALLQKGIQQLLIVRAPISGYVGNVYMNVGKYMQAGESLCEIMDKTAPMLCLTSYEKDVTALKVGEDIAFRVNGFGKKVFYATIVSVGQNIDQVNHSTQVYAKIIGNNPQFRPGMYVSARLEK
- a CDS encoding PhoH family protein translates to MAEKKIELKEIDPIDIFGVNDRIINRLGKYFPQLKITPRGNCIMLKGSYKDITNFEHSVNVLIDTRKHKRNLNLDDVDQVFESPQSPLGNGDDIPMGMPSEYAEEDNVDPRSRRGDLGDEGDIIVFGNEGKIVRARTKNQKKLVSDYYTHDLIFAIGPAGTGKTYTAIALAVRALKNREVKKLILTRPAVEAGERLGFLPGDLKDKLDPYLQPLYDALLDMIPPQKLKILMEEGTIQIAPLAYMRGRTLEGAFVILDEAQNTSLGQLKMFLTRMGNNAKFIVTGDMTQIDLPNKEDSGLSKGIKLLQKIKGIAIIDFTKDDIVRHPLVTKIVGAFEKDETEKKKGN
- a CDS encoding glycosyl hydrolase family 18 protein — its product is MKLNKALACTALTTYMFLFTLSACGGGSKTVNPTPSQPDTTTTTKTHSLKIVGYLPMDSTSANSVQLSQMRWKCLTHIILSSGRVSSTGHLNTRRLDRNIDNTISAAHNNNVKVLMQLYSLSLKGLYFTEVLDDAAKRAVLVQDIIAYSKSKGLDGVDINYEERSGWGTTEAENLYNLAKEIRAAAPSGFLITAAVTEYDPYVSGFFDVLDFASLMSYDHNVWSTANSQHASYTSFQSNFETLMKKFPNIDKKKLLGGVPFYGYTWDTVSYPAAIGHTPYGVTFASILSHYGIEYADTDEVAGKASGTKTLYNGRFTIANKCAYINSNGYGGIMIWQLLQDASSGSYSLLKIIDKNLN